The DNA window AGCAGGATGTAACACCGGAACAGGCAGAGGTGACAGAAACGGCGGAAGAAGTGAGACCGGACGCAGATGCACAGGCTGGGGAGACCGGAGAAGTGAAAACACGGTATCCATGGGAAGCGGTGCTTGGAAAAGAAGAAAGAAAAGAAGCTGATCAGGAGCAGGTAGAACAGTCTGCGCCGGAGACACCGGTACAGCCACAGGAACAGGCAGCACCGCAGAGTGATGCACAGACGACAGATCCACAGGCAGCAGGTTCCTATCACTGGGTGAATCCGGAGTATCAGAAACGCCAGAACGGAACGGACGGCGAGGAACGTACCAGTCAGAACACGTATGAGAATCAGAATTACCGGGAAGATGTCAGTGGAACCGCAGATACGCAGAACCGGACAGAGACAACAGCCAATGAACCGAATAACGGAGGCTGGGGACAGCCGGTAGGTGGAAACCAGACAACAAAAGAGACAGAGAGTAACCATTCTTCCGGACAGGCAACCGGGGGCTATCAGAATGGCAACTGGGGCTGTGCGGGAAACGGTCAGAACAGCCAGAATACGCAGAATGGCGGAGCATATCAGAACGGAAATTCCTGGACGAGCCGGGAACAGAGTACGCAGAACGGTCCGGTGACCGGTCAGAGAAAGTATGGAAATTATACGTATTACCAGCCACAGCAGGATCCGAATCAACCACAGGATCACAGAAAACCGGGCGGAACAGGAAAAAAAGTATTAGTAACGCTTGGTCTGGCGGTACTTTTTGGTGTAGTTGCAGGCGGTATCATCATCGGATCCAGTATGATCGTGCATAAAGAAATTAAAAATGAGCAGAAAACAGAGTATCAGCTTCCGACCACGGAACTGCCGCAGCAGGAGAATGCTGACGGGGACAGTAACAGTGCAGCAGGAAGCGGAAGTGATGCAACGGAGGAAGTAAGCGCAGGCACAACGGGAGAATACACCGTTGCACAGGTGGCAAAAAGTTGTATGCCGTCTGTTGTATCTATTACGAATGCGTCTGTAAAAATGGTACAGGATTTCTTTGGCGGCGTGCAGCAGTACCCGAGTGAGAGTTCCGGTTCCGGTATCATTGTAGGACAGAATGACAGTGAAATCCTGGTAGCAACGAATAATCATGTAGTAGCTGATGCAGATACTATTACGGTCGCTTTTGATGATGATGCGGTGTATGAAGCTCAGGTCAAGGGAACGGATTCCGACAACGATCTGGCGGTAGTCGCTGTGAAAATTTCGGATATGAGTGAAGATACTCTGAAATCCATTAAAGTAGTAAGCATCGGCAATTCCGACGAGCTGGAAATCGGGGAACAGGTAGTTGCCATTGGTAATGCACTGGGATATGGACAGTCCGTAACTTCCGGATGGATCAGTGCGGTGGATCGTGAAGTAACCGACGAAGACGGAAAGACAACCGGAAAACTGATCCAGACCGATGCAGCGATCAATCCTGGAAACAGCGGTGGCGCACTGCTGAACATGCAGGGAGAACTGATCGGTATCAACTCTGCGAAAGCGGCAGCTACCGAGGTAGAAGGAATGGGTTATGCGATTCCGGTATCTGTGGCACAGCCGATTCTGGACGAACTGATGAACCGTGAGACAAGATATAAGACGGATGAGGAGCATGCGGGTTATATCGGTGTGACCTGTCTGAATGTGGATTCTACTTCCGCACAGACTTACGGTATTCCGCTGGGTGCGTTTGTGGATTCCGTAGAAGAAGGCGGACCGGCGCAGACAGCCGGTATCCAGAAAGGGGATGTCATTGTCAAGTTTGACGGTATGACAGTTTCCGGAAGTTCTGATCTGGTTGGAAAACTGGAGTATTATCAGGCTGGTGAGACTGTGGATGTTGTGATCAGCCGGGCACAGAACGGGGAGTATCAGGAGCAGACGGTTTCGGTTACTCTTGGAAAGAAGAGTGAGATGAAGCAGGCGGATCCCCAGCAGGGTAAGTAAGTGAATAAGTAGTATCATAGACGGACGCGGCAGGGGTTCCCGCCAGAGTCCGGCAACGTGGGGCAGAGCAACTTTAAGCGCCCACACAGTGTTGCCGGACCCTGGCGGGAACCCCTGCCGCTGTGCGTTGACGGTGGGAGAAAGTTGAAATATGGTGGGAATGGCAGGAAATAAAAGGAATGAAGGGATAGAACTTATTCAGAGGGGGAGAACAGAAGGAAAATAGGGGGAGACAGTATGTTGAAAGCTGTGTTTAGAAAAAGTTTACTTGAGGGCAGGAGGATTCTGTTTTATAATATAGGTTAAGTAACCGGAGGCACGGGGAGTGATGGGTGGTTTCGGGGACAGTGTCTCATGGAATGTGGGATGAGAAAGGGATAAAGGGATGTCAGAAGACAAGGATTTACAGGAAAAAGAGATGCAGGGGCGGGAGGCTTCTGATGGAAATACGAAGGAAGACGAGTACGAAAAAGTCTGCTTTCTGTGTCGGAGACCGGAGAGTAAGACGGGACCGATGATTACGCTTCCTCAGAATATACATATCTGTACGGAATGTATGCAGAAGAGTTTTGATACCATGAATAACGGCAATATGAATTACGGAGATCTGATGAGTCATATGCCGAATATCAGCATGATGGATCTGTCGAGTATTCCGAATCAGGTATCAGAGAAACAGAGAGTGAAGAAAAAAAAGAAAACAGAAGAAAAGAAACAGGAATTTACCATGAAGGATGTTCCGCCGCCACATAAGATCAAAGCGAAGCTGGATGAATATGTGATCGGACAGGAGCATGCGAAGAAAGTTGTCTCTGTCGGCGTCTACAATCATTACAAACGGGTGCTCAGTTCGGAACAGAAAAGCGGTGAGGTGGAGATCGCGAAGTCCAATATGCTGATGATTGGACCGACCGGAAGCGGTAAGACTTACTTGGTGCAGACATTGGCAAAACTGCTGGATGTGCCGCTTGCGATCACGGATGCAACTTCCCTGACGGAAGCCGGTTATATCGGTGATGATATCGAGAGCGTGGTTTCCAAACTGCTTGCGGCAGCCGATAACGATGTGGAGCGGGCGGAGCATGGAATTATCTTTATCGATGAGATTGACAAGATTGCCAAAAAGAAAAATACGAACCAGAGAGATGTCAGCGGTGAGGCGGTACAGCAGGGGATGCTGAAGCTTCTCGAGGGCAGTGATGTGGAAGTGCCGGTCGGCGCGAACAGCAAGAATGCTATGGTACCGCTGGCTACGGTAAATACCAGCAATATTTTATTTATCTGCGGTGGTGCATTCCCGGATCTGACTGAGATCATCAAAGAGCGGTTAAATAAAAAATCGTCGATCGGTTTCCAGGCGGATCTGAAGGACAAATACGATAACGATAAAAACCTGCTGGATAAAGTGACGGTGGAAGACCTGAGAGCCTTCGGTATGGTGCCGGAATTTCTGGGAAGACTGCCGATTATTTTCACGTTGCAGGGACTTGATGAGGATATGCTGGTGAAGATCCTGAAAGAGCCGCGCAATGCAATCCTCAAACAGTATGAAAAACTACTGGAGATGGACGAAGTGAAGCTGGAATTTGAAGAGAATGCGCTGCGGGCGATTGCGAAAAAAGCACTGGAAAAAGATACCGGTGCGAGAGCACTGCGGGCGATTCTGGAAGAATACATGCTGGATATCATGTATGAGATTCCGAAAGATGACAGCATCGGAGAGGTGATCATCACCGAAGAGTATATCGAACACATCGGTGGTCCGAAGATCCTTCTGAGAGGACAGGAACCGCTGTTGTTGCAGTAAAAAGGATACAAATGGGGTTAATATGCAAGGAGGTATGACTTATGAACGAAGATTTATTTGGAAGCATCAAACAGACGATCACAGAGACCGCAGGAGCTGTGGGAAAGAAAACAGAGGAATTTGTTGAGACACAGAAGATGCGAAACAAAGTGCGGACACTGCAAAGAGAAATTCGGAAAAAATATGCGGATGTCGGTGAAATTGTGTATAAGCGCTATGTAGACGGAGATACCATGGATGAAGAACTGACCGGTCACTGTGAAGTGGTGATGGGTCTGCAGAAAGAACTGGCAGAGTGTAAAGAGAGCATGGCTGCAAAACAGGGAAAAAATGTATGCCCTGCCTGTGGAATCTCCAATCCGAAAGATGCCGTATTCTGCATGTACTGCGGTACGGAACTTCCGGGGGA is part of the Blautia faecicola genome and encodes:
- a CDS encoding S1C family serine protease; translated protein: MSDEWKVPGTEPEENQQTVVEETETAEVTDGKENEEAAAEETAETTESTEQDVTPEQAEVTETAEEVRPDADAQAGETGEVKTRYPWEAVLGKEERKEADQEQVEQSAPETPVQPQEQAAPQSDAQTTDPQAAGSYHWVNPEYQKRQNGTDGEERTSQNTYENQNYREDVSGTADTQNRTETTANEPNNGGWGQPVGGNQTTKETESNHSSGQATGGYQNGNWGCAGNGQNSQNTQNGGAYQNGNSWTSREQSTQNGPVTGQRKYGNYTYYQPQQDPNQPQDHRKPGGTGKKVLVTLGLAVLFGVVAGGIIIGSSMIVHKEIKNEQKTEYQLPTTELPQQENADGDSNSAAGSGSDATEEVSAGTTGEYTVAQVAKSCMPSVVSITNASVKMVQDFFGGVQQYPSESSGSGIIVGQNDSEILVATNNHVVADADTITVAFDDDAVYEAQVKGTDSDNDLAVVAVKISDMSEDTLKSIKVVSIGNSDELEIGEQVVAIGNALGYGQSVTSGWISAVDREVTDEDGKTTGKLIQTDAAINPGNSGGALLNMQGELIGINSAKAAATEVEGMGYAIPVSVAQPILDELMNRETRYKTDEEHAGYIGVTCLNVDSTSAQTYGIPLGAFVDSVEEGGPAQTAGIQKGDVIVKFDGMTVSGSSDLVGKLEYYQAGETVDVVISRAQNGEYQEQTVSVTLGKKSEMKQADPQQGK
- the clpX gene encoding ATP-dependent Clp protease ATP-binding subunit ClpX, whose translation is MSEDKDLQEKEMQGREASDGNTKEDEYEKVCFLCRRPESKTGPMITLPQNIHICTECMQKSFDTMNNGNMNYGDLMSHMPNISMMDLSSIPNQVSEKQRVKKKKKTEEKKQEFTMKDVPPPHKIKAKLDEYVIGQEHAKKVVSVGVYNHYKRVLSSEQKSGEVEIAKSNMLMIGPTGSGKTYLVQTLAKLLDVPLAITDATSLTEAGYIGDDIESVVSKLLAAADNDVERAEHGIIFIDEIDKIAKKKNTNQRDVSGEAVQQGMLKLLEGSDVEVPVGANSKNAMVPLATVNTSNILFICGGAFPDLTEIIKERLNKKSSIGFQADLKDKYDNDKNLLDKVTVEDLRAFGMVPEFLGRLPIIFTLQGLDEDMLVKILKEPRNAILKQYEKLLEMDEVKLEFEENALRAIAKKALEKDTGARALRAILEEYMLDIMYEIPKDDSIGEVIITEEYIEHIGGPKILLRGQEPLLLQ
- a CDS encoding zinc ribbon domain-containing protein, with protein sequence MNEDLFGSIKQTITETAGAVGKKTEEFVETQKMRNKVRTLQREIRKKYADVGEIVYKRYVDGDTMDEELTGHCEVVMGLQKELAECKESMAAKQGKNVCPACGISNPKDAVFCMYCGTELPGEEEEKEEEWFTQGPVEETEDQEEKEGEEPETEVEEETEEPQEETKEETAPEQDAEQEVWDACAQKEDGDEE